From a region of the Leptidea sinapis chromosome 6, ilLepSina1.1, whole genome shotgun sequence genome:
- the LOC126964892 gene encoding histone H1B-like, translating into MADTAVATESPAPATPAKKAPKSAGAGAKKPKAKPTHPKTSEMVTSAIKELKERSGSSLQAIKKYISATYKVDAEKLAPFIRKYLKSAVETGALIQTKGKGASGSFKLESKKAPAAKKPSSGKAPSAAAAKSKAKSASSKRAASASAGGRTKKVASDSSPTKSGKGGAPATPKEKKAAAAAKKKPASAKKPAARGGKGSAAAAAAPKAKRSAKPPTKKPKAPKPKKASAATPKSKAQASKKASGASKK; encoded by the coding sequence atggcagatACGGCAGTAGCAACAGAATCACCCGCGCCCGCAACACCTGCGAAGAAAGCACCAAAATCGGCAGGCGCCGGCGCGAAGAAACCCAAGGCGAAACCGACACACCCCAAGACTTCCGAGATGGTGACGTCCGCGATTAAGGAGCTCAAGGAGCGTAGCGGTTCCTCGCTGCAGGCGATCAAAAAGTACATCTCGGCTACCTACAAGGTGGACGCCGAGAAGTTGGCACCTTTCATAAGAAAGTATCTAAAGAGCGCCGTCGAAACCGGTGCCTTGATACAGACCAAGGGCAAGGGCGCGTCCGGTTCGTTCAAGTTGGAATCGAAGAAGGCACCCGCCGCGAAGAAACCTTCGAGCGGTAAGGCGCCGAGCGCCGCGGCCGCCAAGAGCAAGGCGAAGTCGGCCTCCTCGAAGAGGGCCGCGTCCGCTTCGGCCGGCGGCAGGACCAAGAAGGTGGCCTCCGATTCGTCGCCCACGAAGAGCGGCAAGGGTGGCGCCCCGGCAACCCCCAAGGAGAAGAAGGCGGCGGCGGCCGCAAAAAAGAAGCCCGCGTCCGCGAAGAAGCCGGCGGCGAGAGGTGGAAAGGGCTCCGCGGCCGCGGCCGCCGCACCCAAAGCGAAGAGGAGTGCCAAACCGCCCACAAAGAAACCTAAAGCGCCCAAACCTAAGAAGGCGTCCGCCGCTACGCCCAAATCGAAGGCCCAGGCCTCGAAGAAGGCGTCGGGCGCGTCCAAGAAGTGA
- the LOC126964910 gene encoding histone H4 has translation MTGRGKGGKGLGKGGAKRHRKVLRDNIQGITKPAIRRLARRGGVKRISGLIYEETRGVLKVFLENVIRDAVTYTEHAKRKTVTAMDVVYALKRQGRTLYGFGG, from the coding sequence ATGACTGGTCGCGGCAAGGGAGGCAAAGGTCTGGGGAAAGGTGGAGCGAAACGCCACAGGAAGGTGCTGCGTGATAACATCCAGGGTATCACGAAACCCGCGATCCGTCGTTTGGCGCGCAGGGGTGGAGTGAAACGTATATCCGGTCTCATCTACGAGGAGACCCGGGGCGTTCTCAAGGTGTTCCTCGAGAACGTGATCCGCGACGCCGTCACGTACACCGAGCACGCGAAGAGGAAGACTGTCACCGCCATGGATGTCGTGTACGCCCTGAAGAGACAGGGACGCACCCTCTACGGATTCGGTGGCTAG